The sequence below is a genomic window from Candidatus Methanoplasma termitum.
GCTATTATCTGATCGACCGTAACGTGGCCGTACACAGAGAGGAATGGTTTTGCGCCGCCCATATGCCAGGTAGGGATTATGGATATTAATGATTTTATTATCTAAAAAGGAAAATAGCTTTTTATTCTACTACTGAGTTAAATCAAGCAATGACCCCACATACAGAAGTTTTGAAGAAATCTGCGCCAGATCTGTCTAAATTCGTATGCGAAGCGGTCGACATCGTTTCCCAAGCTGGCTCTCTTATATTGGAGATCCGATTGTTCAATATTGAGAGTAAAGGAACGAAAGAGAATTATGTCACCACCTCGGACATATACATCCAGAATTTTCTTGAGGAAAAACTTCTTGCCCTGCTGCCCGGAAGCGGTTTCGTCGGGGAGGAGGCCGCCCTTAAGGATGTTGTGTCCGAATACTGCTGGATCGTGGACCCAATCGATGGGACCGCCAACTACGCAAGAGGCATTCCTTTGAGCGTAGTGTCGGTCGCACTCATAAAGGACGATGTCCCGATAGTCGGGATCGTCTTCAATCCTTATTTGGGCCAAATGTTCGTAGCCGAGAAAGGAAAGGGCGCATATCTGAACGGCGAAGCCATCCGTGTTTCGAACAAGGACTTCGGCACCGCCATGTTTTCGACCGCATGGAGCGCTTACAACAAGGACTGGGCTGACCGAAGCTTCAATATTTCAAAAAAAGTTCACAGCGAATGCGATGACATAAGACGGCTCGGAACCGCTGCATATGAGCTGTCGCTTTTGGCATCTGGCTCAATAGATATTTACTTTGAGATCGGACTTTACCCATGGGATTATATCGCCGCTTACGTGCTTGTCACCGAGGCCGGGGGCGTGATCGATTCTATCGACGGGGGCATCGATCATAAACATCAGTCCTCTGTGCTCGCAGCGAACGACCGAAAGAACTTCGACAGATTGAAACAGATCATCCTTGAGGAGCTGGGGGATTTCCGGATACCGCTGAATTGAGTGTGCCGCATTTTCCAACAATGCTTCTAACGATTATGCTGTTCACTTCGACGTCTGATCGATCATTTTTTGTGGCTGAGGATGTCCGCGTACAGGGCCTCTAACTTCACCGCCGTTTCATGGATCGAATATCTTTCGGCGGTCCTTCTGGCCTCGGCGGACAGTCTCTCACGGTTATTCAAGCAGTACATGATGGCAGAGACACAGTCTTCCTCATTCGATTCGAACTTGTGTCCGTTCACGCCGTCCTCTATCATTTCCACGAAAGCGCGCCCGTTCGCGCATGCCGCGGGAAGCCCGCAGGACATGGCCTCCAGTGTGGTAAGCCCCTGTGTTTCGAACCTTGAGCACGATACGGCAACATCCGCCGCCGAATAATACGCTACTAATTCCTCGTCGGGAACGAACCCCGCAAAGATCACTCTTTCCTCAAGAGCCAGATCTTTCATCTGCTGTTTTAATTTATCACCCATCGGCCCTTTCCCTACAATGAGCAGCACTACATCCTCATCGACAGACCGCATTGAACTTATCAGCAGATCTATGTTCTTCTCAACGGACAGCCTGCCTGCGCATACCAGAACTCTCTTTGATCCGATCCCGTATTTCGCCCGGATCCTTTTCCCGTCTTCCTCGTTCCTCACGTATCTTTGGACATCAATGCCGATGTGTATTCTTTCCAGACGTTTCGGGCGCACTCTGCGGTCTTTCAGTTCCTGAGCGATGGGGGCCGTCGGGACCACGACCGTTCCGGCGCGCCCGAGCAACGATCTTAGGTATATCCAGACCAGTTTGTCCATTATTTCGGGGGGGAGTTTTATCGGAGAATAATCGTTTATTACCTCCCCTACTGATGTAACATATGTCGTCACAGTCGGTATTTTTAGTGTTCTTGACGCGAACATGCCCTTGAGCGCCATGAATGCCACCCCATAGATGTGGATGATGTCCGGATCAATGTTCTTTATGACCTCTATCTTATTCGATCTGTATATCGGGAGGTAATATCCCTTATATTTTTTGAATTTGATGGCCGGGAAATATACTGTGCCCTCTTCCCTGAACTCTTTCCCGGGATCGGGGGCGATGACGGTGACCTCATGTCCCAGCTCTTCCAGTTCTTTCTTTATCGTGACAACTGCAGTAACGACCCCGTCCCTGGTCGGGAAATAACTGTCTGTGATGAAAACTATTTTCATATTCTGCCCCGCAGGTCAGGCTTGTGCACCCTATGTCCCTTACATATCCTGGCTGTTAAATAAGCTTTTCATGACCGTCCGATAACCGGCGCCGCAATGATATCTATAAGTATTCTCTAACCACTAGATGGACCAATGGTCGGATATAATGAAAATCGTTGATGTCAATCCGTTTTTCCATCCCTATCACGGCGGCATAGAGCGCAGAATGTATGACACCAGCAAACTCCTTGCCGGAAGGGGGCACGACGTTACGGTGCTCACGGGGAGGCTCCCCGGCACCGAGGAGGAAGAGATAATGGATGGGTTCAGGGTGGTCCGCCTTAAATCCAGATATATCAACATATACAATCCGCCGTTCATATCGTCCAAGGGCGTATCGGAAGCACTGACCTCATTGGATGCGGATGTCGTCAACTACAATTACAGATGGGCCGGCTCTTACAACAAGCCGCTGGCCTCGTACGACGGGAAAAAAGTATTCACTTACCACAATATGTGGGGTGAAGGCATCGGTTTTCAGGCAAAACTCTCCAAGATCAATGACGATCGTTTCAAAAAAGGCCTGCTGACATATGACCACATCATTTGTGTCAGCGATTTTGTCAGGAATGACCTTATACGCAGAGGTATCAACAGCGAAATGCTGACAACAGTACCGAGCGGGCTCACCGACCTGCCCGAAATGGGCGTTGAAGAGGAAGGATTCATTCTGTCCTTAGGCCGTCTTGTAAGAACGAAGGGCCTGGATTACTTGTTGGATGCTATGGTCGATGTCCCGCATAAGCTGATAATATGCGGAAAGGGGCCGGATACGGAACGGCTGAAAAGGCTTGCAAAGAAGTACGAACTTGGCGATAGGGTCGAGTTCAAAGGCTGGGTCGAAGAGGTGGAAAAAGTACGTCTGATGAGTACGTGCAAGTTCTTCGTGATGCCTTCCCTGTTCGAATCATATGGTCTTGCGGCGGTAGAGCTTATGTCTTACGGCAAGCCTCTGATATGCACGAACGTCGACGGGCTTCCGGATACGGTGGGCAATGCGGCAGTCATTGTCAAGCCGAGGGACCCGGGATGTCTGGCTGAAGCGATCAATTCCTTACTGTCCGACGGACCGAGGCGGAAAGAGCTTTGTATGAACGCCAGATCGAGAGCCGAAGGATATCTCTGGAAGCACCACATCGATACGATCGAGGATGTTTTCCTGAAAGTGCTGGACGGAACATATTCGAATGGCGGCCGATCTTAAGACTTATGTCCCTTCTTCCCATCCCGACACGTATTTCTTCTGCTCTTCGGTAAGTGCGTCTATCTCGATACCCATCGACCGCAGTTTTATTTCGGCTATAAGCGTATCTATGCTGTCAGGCAGATCGTGAACCTTGTTCTTCATTTTCGAATGATTGTTGAGAACGTACTCCATTCCGAGTGCTTGCGCAGCAAAACTCGTATCCATTATTTCGGCCGGATGCCCCTGTCCCGCGGCGAGATTCATCAGTCTCCCGTCGGCAATAAGGTACAGCTTCCTTCCGTCCTCCATTTTGTACTCATTGATGAAATCCCTTACTTTTCTGACCGATACGGCCGCGGCCTCAAGATCGTTCTTGTTGATCTCGTTATCAAAATGCCCCGCATTACCCATGATGCAGCCGCCTTTCATCGCCGCAAGATGTTTTCCTGTGATGATGTCCTTGCATCCGGTCACTGTGAATATCGCATCCGCATCCTTTACTGCGTCTGCCATCTTCATGACCTCGAAACCGTCCATCCTTGCCTCTATAGCTTTGACGGGATCTATCTCGGTGACCGCCACCGACGCACCGAACCCTTTGGCACGCATCGCTATTCCTTTTCCGCACCATCCGTACCCTGCAACCACGATACGCTTGCCTGCGATCACAAGATTGGTGGAATTCATCCACCCGTCGAATACCGATTGACCTGTACCGTATCTGTTATCGAAAAGGAATTTCATTTTTGCGTCATTTATCGAGATCACCGGGAACTCTAACTTCCCGTTTGCCGCCATCGCCCTCAGCCTGGAGACCCCGGTTGTGGTCTCCTCGTTCGCTCCCTTGACCTTTTTCAATGAATCCCTGCGGGTCGTGTGCAGCATTGCTATGAGATCGGCACCGTCGTCGATGACCAGGTCGGGTTTGAGGTCCGCCACCTTGTTCAGATTGGAATAGTATTCTTCTTGGGTCTCGCCTTTCTTTGCATGAACATCAAGACCGTATTCATTCTGCAGTGCCAGTACAACAGAATCGTCCGTTGAAAGAGGGTTGCAGCTTGCAAGCCTGATCTTCGCGCCGCCGTTCGCAAGAGTTATAGCAAGTATCCCCGTCTTTGCTTCTGTGTGCAGCGCCATACCGATCTTCACCCCTTCGAACGGCCTCTCCTTGCGGAATTTTTTGTCGATCTCCTGCATTACCGGCATATGCTCGAATGCCCATTTCAGTCTGAGACTGCCTTTCTCCAGCAACTCGTTCATTTGTTCTCCACCTCGAATTCTTGCATAAGCGACGAACATATCTCTTCGACCGCATTTTTTCTGTTAGCTTCGTTGGAGAATGTCCTTATCGTCTCTTCTATTGCCTTTTTGTTCCCTTTCAGTTCTTCGGCGAATGCAATGATGTTCTCAAGCG
It includes:
- a CDS encoding inositol monophosphatase family protein; this translates as MTPHTEVLKKSAPDLSKFVCEAVDIVSQAGSLILEIRLFNIESKGTKENYVTTSDIYIQNFLEEKLLALLPGSGFVGEEAALKDVVSEYCWIVDPIDGTANYARGIPLSVVSVALIKDDVPIVGIVFNPYLGQMFVAEKGKGAYLNGEAIRVSNKDFGTAMFSTAWSAYNKDWADRSFNISKKVHSECDDIRRLGTAAYELSLLASGSIDIYFEIGLYPWDYIAAYVLVTEAGGVIDSIDGGIDHKHQSSVLAANDRKNFDRLKQIILEELGDFRIPLN
- a CDS encoding glycosyltransferase: MKIVFITDSYFPTRDGVVTAVVTIKKELEELGHEVTVIAPDPGKEFREEGTVYFPAIKFKKYKGYYLPIYRSNKIEVIKNIDPDIIHIYGVAFMALKGMFASRTLKIPTVTTYVTSVGEVINDYSPIKLPPEIMDKLVWIYLRSLLGRAGTVVVPTAPIAQELKDRRVRPKRLERIHIGIDVQRYVRNEEDGKRIRAKYGIGSKRVLVCAGRLSVEKNIDLLISSMRSVDEDVVLLIVGKGPMGDKLKQQMKDLALEERVIFAGFVPDEELVAYYSAADVAVSCSRFETQGLTTLEAMSCGLPAACANGRAFVEMIEDGVNGHKFESNEEDCVSAIMYCLNNRERLSAEARRTAERYSIHETAVKLEALYADILSHKK
- a CDS encoding glycosyltransferase family 4 protein, yielding MDQWSDIMKIVDVNPFFHPYHGGIERRMYDTSKLLAGRGHDVTVLTGRLPGTEEEEIMDGFRVVRLKSRYINIYNPPFISSKGVSEALTSLDADVVNYNYRWAGSYNKPLASYDGKKVFTYHNMWGEGIGFQAKLSKINDDRFKKGLLTYDHIICVSDFVRNDLIRRGINSEMLTTVPSGLTDLPEMGVEEEGFILSLGRLVRTKGLDYLLDAMVDVPHKLIICGKGPDTERLKRLAKKYELGDRVEFKGWVEEVEKVRLMSTCKFFVMPSLFESYGLAAVELMSYGKPLICTNVDGLPDTVGNAAVIVKPRDPGCLAEAINSLLSDGPRRKELCMNARSRAEGYLWKHHIDTIEDVFLKVLDGTYSNGGRS
- a CDS encoding adenosylhomocysteinase, whose translation is MNELLEKGSLRLKWAFEHMPVMQEIDKKFRKERPFEGVKIGMALHTEAKTGILAITLANGGAKIRLASCNPLSTDDSVVLALQNEYGLDVHAKKGETQEEYYSNLNKVADLKPDLVIDDGADLIAMLHTTRRDSLKKVKGANEETTTGVSRLRAMAANGKLEFPVISINDAKMKFLFDNRYGTGQSVFDGWMNSTNLVIAGKRIVVAGYGWCGKGIAMRAKGFGASVAVTEIDPVKAIEARMDGFEVMKMADAVKDADAIFTVTGCKDIITGKHLAAMKGGCIMGNAGHFDNEINKNDLEAAAVSVRKVRDFINEYKMEDGRKLYLIADGRLMNLAAGQGHPAEIMDTSFAAQALGMEYVLNNHSKMKNKVHDLPDSIDTLIAEIKLRSMGIEIDALTEEQKKYVSGWEEGT